Genomic window (Desulfitobacterium chlororespirans DSM 11544):
ATATCCAGAACCCTGATTCATTAATAAGTTTATGTTCTGTCTCTTTTTTCTTCTATCGAATTGTTTATCTCAAAAACGTCTTTTTTCTTTTTAGCCGGTGTCCGTGCCAACAGAGATGCCACATCGGCTTCAAAAGACGAAATCCATACCTTTTGGGTTTTATCAAAGAAAATTTTAAGGGTCTTCTTTAAATGGGATTTGGTCAAGGGATCCAAGGTTTTATAACTTTTAATCATATCATTAGCCAAGGTCACCTTTTTCTGGGACAGATCGCTGACTGTCGTGGCCCCAGTAGCCTGAAGAATATCAAATAAAGCATCCACGAATTCCGCTCTCTGCTCCATGGACAATTGATTAAGCCAAAGCCTTATAGTCTTATTAAAATTCTTACTTCCCTTGGTTAAATTCTTTTCATAGACGAAATGGCTGCCCCTTACTTCCCAGAAGAAAGGGTTATGCTGCATAACGCTCAGACCATTGCTGTTGACCGTAATGTACTCTTCTCCATGCTCAAGGAGCATCCCTACTACGGAGGATTTAGGAACAAAGGTATGAATCCGGTCGAGGATCCTCTGATATCCTTCTCGTTCGAGGACATGAGCCAAAAAGCCCGGGCCGTCATTGTTATATACTCCAATGATTCGCCTTTGAAACTCAGGCTCCATGGCTGCTGCAGAATAGACCGCCAGATTTCCGCCTTTGGAATGGCCACCTAAATAAAGCTTGCCCTGATATTTCCCCACGACCTTTTCTACATAGGAAATTGCATCTCTTTGGGCCTTTACTTCATCCCTAAAACTCATCTGAAAATCCTCTTTCCATCCGGCCAAGGTATCGTCCGTACCCCGAAAGGCAATAAAATGCTCCTCTTGGCTGATGGAAAAGACCATCGCGGAAAATTGGTTACAAAGCTCATGATCCACAAGATTCACATAGCTGGACAGCTGAATTTCTTTAAAACGAGTCGCCAGCGAGGCTTTAACCAATAGCTTAGGTATCTCCCGAAAGAAAGGATTGATACTATTCTGGAGTTTCTGATGGGCAAGACCTTTGAAGTATTTTTCCCCTGCTTTCGCCAAGGATATGGAATCCCTTGAGGACTCTGATGGGAGGATGCCATCGAATTCAAGGTAAGCCAAGACCGAAAAGATTAAATTATCTACTTCATTAAATCCATCCTGGGCAAAGCTTAAGTCCCCTCGCCAATCAAGATAATCAAATATATTTTGCATAGGACACCTTTTCTTCTTCACTTCTTGAATAGAGTACAGTCTCTGTTTAGTATGTCTTATTTTTGAGTTTTATGCTGAGCCTATTCTTCTATCTTATTCTT
Coding sequences:
- a CDS encoding DUF2974 domain-containing protein yields the protein MQNIFDYLDWRGDLSFAQDGFNEVDNLIFSVLAYLEFDGILPSESSRDSISLAKAGEKYFKGLAHQKLQNSINPFFREIPKLLVKASLATRFKEIQLSSYVNLVDHELCNQFSAMVFSISQEEHFIAFRGTDDTLAGWKEDFQMSFRDEVKAQRDAISYVEKVVGKYQGKLYLGGHSKGGNLAVYSAAAMEPEFQRRIIGVYNNDGPGFLAHVLEREGYQRILDRIHTFVPKSSVVGMLLEHGEEYITVNSNGLSVMQHNPFFWEVRGSHFVYEKNLTKGSKNFNKTIRLWLNQLSMEQRAEFVDALFDILQATGATTVSDLSQKKVTLANDMIKSYKTLDPLTKSHLKKTLKIFFDKTQKVWISSFEADVASLLARTPAKKKKDVFEINNSIEEKRDRT